In Flavobacterium luteolum, the DNA window GATTTGGGAAGTAATGGTTAATATTGATAAAATCGATTTGAAACTGAATGCCGGTACAAAAAATAAATTGAAAGATTTTGTAACGATGATTCAGAGTTTTCAGGTTATCGATCAAAATCAGGATGCTTTTTATTTGACAGATCACGTTGCAAAAAAGACTGGATTAGTTCAAGAATTGAAAAAAGATGCTACTCCTGAAGGGATGGCAAAAATTCAGAATATCGAAGAGCTTTTAAACGGTATTAAAGATTTTACTGAAGGACAGAGAGAAATTGACGGAGCAAGAGGTGCGCTTTCTGAGTTTATGGAAGATGTAGCTTTAGCAACCGATTTGGATAAAGATACCAATGACGAAGATCGTGTAGCTTTGATGACTATTCACTTAGCAAAAGGATTGGAGTTTCCGCACGTATTTATTGTGGGAATGGAAGAGGATTTATTTCCAAGTGCTATGAGTATGAGTACTAGAAGTGAGTTAGAAGAAGAACGTCGATTATTTTATGTAGCTTTAACTCGTGCAGAACATCAGGCTTATTTGACTTATGCTCAATCGCGTTATCGTTGGGGAAAACTAACAGATAGTGAACCATCTCGTTTTATTGAAGAAATTGACGGTCAATTTTTAGAATATTTAACGCCAGCTGAAACTAATTATCGTTATAAATCTCCAATCGATGGTGATATTTTTGGTGATGTAGATAAATCAAAATTAAGATTAGCAAAACCAGTAGGAGGAACTCCTCCAAAACATATTACAGAAAATAGTCCTAAACCAGATTTAAATATTAGAAAACTAAAACCAGTTTCTGGAAATGTGCCAAGCAATGGAAACTCAAATTTATTTGACAGTAAACTTACTGTTGGAAATGTAGTTATGCATGAGCGTTTTGGAAAAGGTGAAGTGATTAATCTTGAAGGCGTTGGAGCAGACCGAAAAGCAGAAATTAAATTTGAAGTGGGCGGAATTAAGAAATTGTTGTTAAGATTTGCTAAATTAGATGTAGTAGGATAAAAAATATTGTTTTAAGTTTCAGGTTTCACATTATAAGAAGCAACCTGAAACTTGAAACTTAAAACAAAATAAACTAAAAAATCATGGCAGAATTTATAAAAATATACCCAGATAAACCTAGTGAAGCTGCAATTGCAAAAGTTGTGAAAGTGCTTCAGAATGGAGGTTTGGTAATTTATCCGACAGATACTGTTTATGGTTTGGGTTGCGATATTACCAATTCTAGAGCTTTAGAAAAAATTGCTAAGATCAAGGGAGTAAAATTAGAGAAAGCAAATTTCTCCTTTATCTGTCATGATTTGAGTAATTTATCAGATTATGTGCGTCAGATAGATACATCAACGTTTAAGATATTAAAAAGAGCGCTACCTGGACCTTATACTTTCATTTTGCCAGGAAACAATAATTTGCCAAAAGAGTTTAAAAAGAAAACTACTGTTGGTATTCGTGTTCCTGATAATAATATTATTTTAGAAATTGTTCGCCAGTTAGGAAATCCTGTTGTTTCGACTTCCATACGCGATGAAGATGATGTAATCGAATATACTACAGATCCAGAATTGATTTTCGAAAAATGGCAGCATCTTGTTGATATGGTAATTGATGGCGGTTACGGAGATAATGTCGGATCAACAATTATAGATCTTTCTGAACATGAGCCAGTTATAGTCAGAGAAGGTAAAGGGGATATTGGTATTTTGTAAAAAAATACACTAAAAGTATAAAAGTATGAAAATTATGAGTAACTTTATTATGTTAAAATTTAGTTAGTTACTTAAAGATAATGCTATTCTTAATTATATTTAATTGGTTATTAAAAAAAAATTAAGAATACATAAAAGCAGGTCGATTGACCTGCTTTTTCTGTTTTTATAGTATGCTAAACAAGAATTATTTAGCTTGTTTTTTCATTTCTTTTTCAATCATATCATAGAATTGATCGATTTTTGGCATAACTACGATACGGGTTCTTCTGTTACGAGCTTTGTTCTCAGGAGAATCGTTAGCAACTAATGGTACGTAAGAACTTCTACCTGCAGCAATTAATTTAGCTGGGTTAACACCAAGATCGTTTGTCAATACGCGAACGATAGAAGTAGAACGCTTAACACTTAAATCCCAGTTGTCTAAGATAATTCCGTTGCTTTTGTAAGGAACGTCATCTGTGTGTCCTTCAACCATACACTCAAAATCAGGTTTATCGTTTACAACTTTAGCAACTTTAGCTAAAACAGATTTAGCTTTGTCACTTACGTCATAGCTACCACTTTTGAATAATAATTTATCAGCGATAGAGATAAATACAACTCCTTTTTCAACATTGATTTCGATGTCTGGATCGTTGATTCCAACAGCTCCTTTTAAGCTTGTAACTAATGCTAAAGTAACACTGTCTTTTTTAGTTAAAGCATCTTGAAGTCTAGAGATTTTCAAATCTTTTTCTTTTAAACTTTCAAGAGATTTTTCAAGGTTTTCAGCACCTTTAGTAGTTAAGATAGTTAAATCTTTAGAACTATTGATTAAATCTTGATTATGTTGTTTGTAGCTTTCCGCTGTAGCAGCTAATCCAGCTTTTTCTTCTAAGCACGTATTTAATTTTACAGTACATGAGTTTAACAAATCTTGAGTCTCTTTGTTTTTAGCTTCCAACTCAGCATATTTCTTTTTAGAAACACATGATGTTAGGGCCATTAATACTGATAGTGCGATAACTATTTTTCTCATAAATTTAATTTTAATTAGACTTGATTACAAATTTAGTTTTTAATATTTTGAATACTGTTAAAGATTTCTTTAAATAAGGTCAATTTCTTGATATAATAAAGGAAAACGATGCTTTTTACCGAATAGTACTGCTGTATTTGAAAATCTTTTCGTTTTCTGAGATATTTTAAAGATAAGCAATAAAATGAAAAATGTGCCTTTAAAATAGCAATAGTGTGCTTAATTTTACCCTGTGTAAGAAAACGGATACCTGCAATACCATCCAAAACCATACGAAAAAAAATCACCCAGAATAATCCTCTTTTCGGTAGATTTTTAACCATCATTAATAATGAATTTCTAAAATTCAAATAGGTTTTCTTTGGATTTCCTTGTTGCAATGTTGCACCTCCAACATGGTAAACTACAGATTGAGAATTATACTTTATAATATGTCCTTCATTTGCGGCTCTCCAGCATAGATCAATTTCTTCCTGATGTGCAAAGAAGCTTTCGTCAAAACCTCCTAATTCATGATAAATATTCTTTCGTATAAAGAAACAAGCGCCCGAAGCCCAGAACAATTCTATGTTGTCATCATATTGTCCATTATCTTTTTCGATGGTTTCAAATATTCTTCCTCTACAGAAAGGGAATCCGTATTTGTCAATAAAACCACCTGCTGCTCCAGCATATTCAAAATATTCTTTGTTTTTAAAATCAAGAATTTTAGGCTGAATAATGGCAGTTTGTTTTTCTTTTTCGAAAGTATCAAGAATTGGTTTCAGCCAATTTTCAGTTACTTCTATATCTGAATTTACTAAAGCGTAAATTTCTGCATCAATATGTTGTAAGGCATCATTATAACCTTTTGCAAAACCATGATTGCCTGAATTTTTTACAATTTTTACGGTTGGAAAGTGTTCTGTAACAAATGCGACAGAATCATCCGTAGAATCATTGTCAGCAACATAAATTGCCGCTCCTTCTGAAAACTGAATAACAGATGGTAAAAACTGCTCAAGCAATTTTACTCCGTTCCAATTTAAAATGACAACTGCTATTTTATCCAAAAGTAATTAGTTATTTATTTGTTTTAATGGTTTTCTTTATAGTCAGGAAGGCTTCTTAAAAACTCATATC includes these proteins:
- a CDS encoding L-threonylcarbamoyladenylate synthase, which encodes MAEFIKIYPDKPSEAAIAKVVKVLQNGGLVIYPTDTVYGLGCDITNSRALEKIAKIKGVKLEKANFSFICHDLSNLSDYVRQIDTSTFKILKRALPGPYTFILPGNNNLPKEFKKKTTVGIRVPDNNIILEIVRQLGNPVVSTSIRDEDDVIEYTTDPELIFEKWQHLVDMVIDGGYGDNVGSTIIDLSEHEPVIVREGKGDIGIL
- a CDS encoding OmpA/MotB family protein gives rise to the protein MRKIVIALSVLMALTSCVSKKKYAELEAKNKETQDLLNSCTVKLNTCLEEKAGLAATAESYKQHNQDLINSSKDLTILTTKGAENLEKSLESLKEKDLKISRLQDALTKKDSVTLALVTSLKGAVGINDPDIEINVEKGVVFISIADKLLFKSGSYDVSDKAKSVLAKVAKVVNDKPDFECMVEGHTDDVPYKSNGIILDNWDLSVKRSTSIVRVLTNDLGVNPAKLIAAGRSSYVPLVANDSPENKARNRRTRIVVMPKIDQFYDMIEKEMKKQAK
- a CDS encoding glycosyltransferase family 2 protein encodes the protein MDKIAVVILNWNGVKLLEQFLPSVIQFSEGAAIYVADNDSTDDSVAFVTEHFPTVKIVKNSGNHGFAKGYNDALQHIDAEIYALVNSDIEVTENWLKPILDTFEKEKQTAIIQPKILDFKNKEYFEYAGAAGGFIDKYGFPFCRGRIFETIEKDNGQYDDNIELFWASGACFFIRKNIYHELGGFDESFFAHQEEIDLCWRAANEGHIIKYNSQSVVYHVGGATLQQGNPKKTYLNFRNSLLMMVKNLPKRGLFWVIFFRMVLDGIAGIRFLTQGKIKHTIAILKAHFSFYCLSLKYLRKRKDFQIQQYYSVKSIVFLYYIKKLTLFKEIFNSIQNIKN